The following proteins come from a genomic window of Nostoc sp. ATCC 53789:
- the rpsD gene encoding 30S ribosomal protein S4 — MSRYRGPRLRIVRRLGDLPGLTRKSARRAYPPGMHGQNRKKRSEYAIRLEEKQKLRFNYGLTEKQLLRYVRKARRVTGSTGQVLLQLLEMRLDNTVFRLGIAPTIPAARQLVNHGHVTVNGRVVNIASYQCRPGEVIAVRDRAQSRKLVEANLQYPGLANLPSHLEFDKNKLVGKVNSVIEREWVALQVNELLVVEYYSRQA; from the coding sequence ATGTCCCGATATAGAGGGCCACGCCTCAGAATTGTCCGTCGCTTAGGCGACCTACCAGGATTGACTCGTAAAAGCGCCAGACGCGCTTACCCGCCTGGTATGCATGGTCAGAACCGTAAAAAACGCTCTGAGTATGCCATCCGTCTAGAAGAAAAGCAAAAGCTCCGCTTCAACTACGGTTTGACTGAAAAGCAATTGCTCCGCTATGTGCGGAAAGCCAGACGTGTTACTGGTTCTACCGGACAAGTCCTGCTGCAATTGTTAGAAATGCGCTTGGATAATACCGTTTTCCGCTTGGGTATAGCCCCGACTATCCCAGCCGCTCGTCAATTGGTGAATCACGGTCACGTAACTGTTAATGGTCGTGTGGTGAATATTGCCAGCTACCAATGCCGTCCTGGAGAAGTAATTGCAGTCAGGGATCGGGCACAATCACGGAAGTTGGTGGAAGCTAACTTGCAATATCCCGGTTTGGCAAACCTCCCCAGTCATTTGGAGTTTGACAAAAATAAGTTGGTTGGTAAAGTCAACAGTGTTATTGAGCGCGAATGGGTGGCACTACAAGTTAATGAACTACTTGTGGTGGAATACTACTCACGACAAGCGTAA
- a CDS encoding TerD family protein translates to MEIELSKGGRFNLSKEAPNLKKVAIGLGWQTNQTGQNYDIDASVFMLDANAKIPDEKYFIFYNNLQSLDGSLKHSGDNRTGEGNGDDETIYVDLEKVNPAIQEIVFVVTIHEGQEKNQNFSQIKNAFIKIYNHESKNSLARYNLRETFSQETSLEFGRLYKKDNEWRFQAVGEGYSSGLQSFVDKYIGETKKEKNQEHPIVQSEKKTYKNQENIILDKKLEREAPHIFNLAKKADISLQKVNLTNHKAKVVLCLDISGSMSSLYCTGKIQRFAEKILALGCRFDENASIDIFLFGVETHNVGAMTIENFKSFIPNLLKQYPLEGGTYYGKAINMIRKVYFPISKKESQKNTTPLSQPVYIMFVTDGATSDEPQTEQYLKESSYEPIFWQFMAIGKSRKDAKGKGILGWLSQAKTSDFTFLERLDEMSDRYVDNSDFFSLEDPETIADQELYDLLMTEYPNWLKLAKTKNLLQ, encoded by the coding sequence GCTTCCGTATTTATGTTAGACGCGAATGCTAAAATACCCGATGAGAAATACTTTATTTTCTACAATAACCTGCAATCACTAGATGGTTCTTTAAAACACTCAGGAGATAATAGAACTGGAGAAGGTAACGGAGATGACGAGACAATTTATGTTGATTTGGAAAAAGTAAATCCAGCTATTCAGGAAATAGTTTTTGTTGTCACTATTCATGAAGGGCAAGAAAAAAATCAAAATTTTAGCCAAATAAAAAATGCCTTTATCAAGATTTACAATCACGAAAGCAAAAACTCTCTGGCTCGGTATAACTTAAGAGAGACTTTTTCTCAAGAGACATCTTTGGAATTTGGACGTTTGTATAAAAAGGACAATGAATGGAGATTTCAAGCAGTAGGAGAAGGCTATAGTTCTGGGTTACAAAGTTTTGTAGATAAATATATTGGAGAAACTAAAAAAGAAAAAAATCAAGAACATCCGATCGTACAAAGTGAGAAAAAAACTTATAAAAATCAAGAAAATATAATATTAGATAAAAAGCTTGAACGTGAAGCACCACATATTTTTAATCTTGCTAAAAAAGCAGATATATCACTTCAGAAAGTAAATCTTACCAATCATAAAGCTAAGGTTGTTCTTTGCCTTGATATCTCTGGTTCAATGAGTTCACTCTATTGCACAGGTAAAATCCAGAGGTTCGCTGAAAAAATCCTTGCTTTAGGATGTCGTTTTGATGAAAATGCCTCTATTGATATATTTCTATTCGGAGTTGAAACCCATAATGTAGGTGCAATGACTATCGAAAATTTTAAAAGCTTTATTCCAAATCTATTAAAACAGTATCCACTCGAAGGTGGTACTTACTATGGTAAAGCTATCAATATGATTAGAAAAGTTTATTTTCCTATATCTAAAAAAGAGAGCCAAAAAAATACTACGCCCTTAAGTCAACCAGTTTATATCATGTTTGTTACAGATGGAGCAACATCTGACGAGCCACAAACAGAACAGTATCTTAAAGAGTCTTCTTATGAACCTATTTTTTGGCAATTTATGGCTATTGGCAAGTCACGTAAGGATGCTAAGGGTAAAGGTATTTTAGGCTGGTTATCCCAAGCAAAGACAAGTGATTTTACCTTCTTAGAACGATTGGATGAAATGAGCGATCGCTATGTTGATAATTCAGATTTCTTTAGTTTAGAAGATCCAGAAACTATAGCAGATCAAGAACTTTATGATTTACTGATGACTGAATATCCTAACTGGCTAAAACTAGCTAAAACAAAGAATTTATTACAATAA
- the moaA gene encoding GTP 3',8-cyclase MoaA gives MNQVDYLRISLIDRCNFRCQYCMPEGVELDYILKQQLLTDEELLTLIKEVFIPVGFNRFRLTGGEPLLRPRVVDLVSAIATLPQTQDLSMTTNGFLLAPMAQNLYNAGLRRINISLDSLHPDTFDQIIGNQGRSRWQQVWQGIQAAHHVGFDPLKLNVVVIPGVNDHEILDLAALTIDKQWHVRFIEFMPIGNVDLFGDRGWVSSADLRQQIRDRWGLTESQVRGAGPADVFQIPGAKGTLGFISQMSECFCDRCNRMRLSADGWLRPCLLNETGQIDLKTALRSGTSTAQLQEQVRHLLGMKPEINFKGRDSGIVGTYTRTMSQIGG, from the coding sequence ATGAACCAGGTAGACTACCTCCGCATTAGTTTAATCGATCGCTGTAATTTTCGTTGTCAATACTGTATGCCAGAGGGAGTAGAACTGGACTATATTCTCAAGCAACAGCTGTTAACTGATGAAGAGTTGCTCACCTTAATTAAAGAAGTATTTATTCCAGTAGGCTTTAATCGGTTTCGTTTGACAGGGGGTGAACCCTTATTGCGTCCGCGTGTGGTGGATTTGGTCAGTGCGATCGCAACTTTACCCCAAACTCAAGACCTCTCTATGACCACCAACGGGTTTTTGCTGGCTCCGATGGCACAAAACCTCTACAATGCTGGTCTGCGACGAATTAATATCAGTCTAGACTCTCTTCATCCTGACACTTTTGACCAAATTATCGGTAATCAGGGCCGTTCTCGTTGGCAACAAGTTTGGCAGGGAATTCAAGCTGCCCACCACGTCGGATTCGACCCACTGAAGCTGAATGTGGTAGTGATTCCTGGCGTTAATGACCACGAAATTCTAGATTTAGCTGCTCTGACAATTGATAAACAGTGGCACGTTCGATTTATTGAATTTATGCCTATTGGTAATGTGGATTTGTTTGGCGATCGCGGTTGGGTATCTTCAGCCGATTTACGGCAACAAATCCGCGATCGCTGGGGCTTGACAGAATCTCAAGTTCGTGGGGCTGGCCCTGCTGATGTTTTTCAAATTCCTGGTGCGAAGGGGACACTAGGATTTATTAGTCAGATGTCAGAATGTTTTTGCGATCGCTGTAATCGGATGCGCCTGAGTGCTGATGGCTGGCTGCGTCCCTGTTTATTGAATGAAACTGGTCAAATAGATTTAAAAACTGCTCTGCGTTCTGGCACTAGCACCGCTCAATTACAAGAGCAGGTGAGGCATTTACTTGGAATGAAGCCAGAAATTAACTTTAAAGGGCGCGATTCTGGGATTGTCGGTACATATACTCGCACTATGTCACAAATTGGCGGATAG
- a CDS encoding zinc-dependent dehydrogenase, translating to MKAQVFRGVNQLSYEDIPVPTVEPDEVLVQVRVVGLCQSDIKKIRYPLYEPPRIFGHETAGTIAAIGNNVKGWQVGQRVAVMHHIPCMRCAYCLNDNFSMCDVYKNISTTAGFNASGGGFADYVKVPGHIVENGGLISIPDNISFEEASFVEPTNCCLKAVRKAQIAPGQTVLVTGAGPIGLMFIMLVKYFGAKAIATDLLPSRIDKALSVGAEAAFDARDPDLPAKISALTGGLGVDVTLLAVPSEKAFFQALDSTRKGGKILFFAEFPDEVEIPINPNILYRREIDLIGSYSSSYRLQSLSADIVFNQRIDVKALISDRYPLKDLSAAVEQAIAPTPDTYKILIYP from the coding sequence GTGAAAGCACAGGTATTTAGAGGCGTTAATCAACTGTCTTACGAAGATATCCCAGTCCCAACTGTGGAACCAGATGAAGTGCTGGTACAGGTGCGGGTTGTGGGATTGTGTCAGTCAGATATTAAGAAAATTCGTTATCCACTATATGAACCGCCGCGTATTTTTGGACATGAAACTGCCGGCACGATCGCAGCAATAGGCAATAATGTCAAAGGTTGGCAAGTTGGACAACGTGTAGCGGTGATGCACCACATCCCTTGTATGCGTTGCGCCTACTGCCTAAATGATAATTTCTCTATGTGCGATGTTTACAAAAACATCTCCACAACCGCAGGCTTTAACGCCAGTGGTGGCGGTTTTGCCGATTATGTCAAGGTTCCTGGACATATTGTGGAAAATGGTGGGTTAATTTCCATCCCGGATAATATTAGTTTTGAAGAAGCAAGTTTTGTAGAACCAACTAACTGCTGCTTGAAGGCAGTGAGAAAAGCTCAAATTGCTCCAGGACAAACTGTGTTAGTTACTGGTGCTGGGCCAATTGGGTTAATGTTCATTATGTTGGTGAAGTATTTCGGAGCAAAAGCGATCGCTACTGATTTACTACCCTCTAGAATTGATAAAGCTTTGAGTGTCGGTGCAGAGGCGGCTTTTGATGCACGCGATCCCGATTTACCTGCCAAAATCTCTGCCTTAACTGGTGGACTAGGTGTTGATGTTACTTTGCTGGCTGTTCCCAGTGAAAAAGCCTTCTTTCAAGCACTTGATAGTACCCGCAAAGGCGGTAAAATCTTATTTTTCGCTGAATTTCCTGATGAGGTGGAAATTCCTATCAACCCAAATATCCTCTACCGTCGAGAAATTGACTTGATCGGCAGTTATAGCTCATCTTATCGGCTTCAGAGTTTATCAGCCGATATTGTGTTTAATCAGCGAATTGATGTAAAAGCTTTGATTAGCGATCGCTATCCATTAAAAGATTTATCAGCAGCTGTTGAGCAAGCGATCGCACCTACGCCGGATACTTATAAAATCTTAATTTATCCGTAA
- a CDS encoding inorganic phosphate transporter — protein sequence MLITLLFVALLAFYVAWNLGANDVANAMGTSVGSKAVTLKQAIIIAGVLEFTGAVLFGHEVTETLATKIANPALFAATPQILVTGMVTVLISCGVWLQIATSRGLPVSSSHAVVGAIAGFSWVALGVGAIDWASIGLISIGWVLTPLISGAIAALFYSQIKHWILDQPNQVVQLQEWIPWLSTALLGVFGVIVLPSLTQPLTNFVIEQVGFTIPSHDIPLLTGAVAAVGLTIISWRQLGDKRDKGEILPNPVERLFARFQLLSACFVAFAHGSNDVGNAIAPLAAIVYINRTGSVPTDGLTIPLWILILGGAGIVGGLAVWGKKVIATIGENIIVLQPSSGFCAELATATTILIASRLGLPVSTSHALVGGVVGIGLVQNIKSIKFQTLKGIAAAWLITIPVSALLSAAIFSIARILFR from the coding sequence ATGCTTATTACCCTACTTTTCGTCGCTCTACTAGCTTTCTACGTCGCCTGGAATCTCGGAGCAAACGATGTCGCTAACGCGATGGGAACCTCTGTAGGTTCCAAAGCTGTCACCCTCAAACAAGCGATAATTATCGCTGGGGTATTAGAGTTTACGGGTGCTGTGTTGTTTGGACATGAGGTAACGGAAACTCTCGCAACGAAAATTGCTAATCCCGCCTTATTCGCAGCTACACCCCAAATATTAGTTACTGGGATGGTAACGGTACTAATTTCCTGTGGTGTGTGGTTGCAAATTGCCACATCACGCGGTTTACCAGTTTCATCTTCTCATGCGGTTGTTGGTGCGATCGCAGGATTTAGTTGGGTAGCTTTAGGAGTAGGTGCAATTGATTGGGCATCAATTGGCTTAATTAGCATTGGCTGGGTTTTAACGCCGTTAATTAGTGGTGCGATCGCTGCTTTATTTTATAGTCAAATCAAGCACTGGATTTTAGACCAACCCAATCAAGTAGTCCAGTTACAAGAATGGATTCCCTGGTTGAGTACTGCGCTGCTAGGTGTATTCGGCGTAATTGTATTACCATCGCTGACTCAACCGCTAACCAATTTTGTAATTGAGCAAGTTGGTTTTACAATCCCTTCTCATGACATCCCGCTTTTAACGGGTGCAGTAGCAGCTGTTGGACTCACAATCATTAGTTGGCGACAATTGGGAGATAAGAGAGACAAGGGAGAAATACTTCCAAATCCTGTAGAAAGATTATTCGCCCGATTCCAACTACTAAGTGCTTGCTTTGTCGCCTTTGCTCACGGTTCTAATGATGTGGGAAATGCGATCGCTCCTTTAGCTGCGATCGTCTACATCAATCGCACTGGTAGCGTACCTACAGATGGTCTTACCATTCCCCTTTGGATTTTAATCCTTGGCGGTGCTGGTATTGTTGGTGGTTTAGCTGTTTGGGGTAAAAAAGTCATTGCCACTATTGGCGAAAACATTATTGTCTTGCAACCTAGTAGTGGATTTTGTGCCGAACTTGCTACTGCTACCACCATCCTCATCGCCTCTCGCTTAGGTTTACCAGTCTCCACATCCCACGCTCTCGTCGGCGGTGTCGTTGGTATTGGACTAGTGCAAAATATTAAGTCGATTAAGTTCCAGACACTAAAAGGTATTGCTGCTGCATGGCTAATTACAATCCCTGTGAGTGCTTTACTTAGCGCTGCCATTTTTAGCATCGCCCGAATTTTATTCCGCTAA
- a CDS encoding GNAT family N-acetyltransferase, which yields MTIRHATETDLPAIVAIYNAAIPSRMATADLEPISVESRLLWFKARSPSQRPLWVIEVEGIIAGWLSFQSFYGRPAYNTTAEISIYIAPQFHRCGLGRQLLAQAISESRTLGLNTLLGFIFAHNQPSLNLFKTFGFQPWGHLPKVAEIDSVERDLVIMGLRTLDIATD from the coding sequence ATGACTATTCGCCATGCGACTGAAACTGACTTACCTGCAATTGTGGCAATTTATAATGCTGCAATTCCTAGCCGCATGGCAACTGCTGATTTAGAGCCAATATCTGTAGAAAGTCGCCTTCTTTGGTTTAAGGCGCGATCGCCTTCACAACGCCCGCTTTGGGTAATCGAAGTGGAGGGAATAATTGCTGGATGGCTTAGTTTCCAATCCTTTTATGGGCGGCCCGCCTATAATACGACTGCCGAAATAAGTATTTATATAGCCCCTCAATTTCATCGCTGTGGTTTGGGACGACAACTATTAGCACAAGCAATTAGCGAAAGCCGTACTTTGGGTTTAAATACCCTATTAGGCTTCATTTTTGCCCACAATCAGCCTAGTTTAAACCTTTTTAAAACATTTGGTTTTCAACCTTGGGGACATTTACCTAAAGTTGCCGAAATTGACAGCGTTGAACGAGATTTAGTAATCATGGGACTTAGAACTCTTGACATTGCCACAGATTAA
- the hetR gene encoding heterocyst differentiation master regulator HetR has product MSNDIDLIKRLDPSAMDQIMLYLAFSAMRTSGHRHGAFLDAAATAAKCAIYMTYLEQGQNLRMTGHLHHLEPKRVKIIVEEVRQALTEGKLLKMLGSQEPRYLIQLPYVWLEKYPWQPGRSRVPGTSLTSEEKRQIEQKLPSNLPDAQLVSSFEFLDLIEFLHRRSQEDLPTEHQMPLSEALGEHIKRRLLYSGTVTRIDSPWGMPFYALTRPFYAPADDQERTYIMVEDTARYFRMMKNWAERRRNAMRLLEELDILPEKMEQAMEELDEIIRAWADKYHQDGGIAVVLQTVFGEKED; this is encoded by the coding sequence ATGAGTAACGACATAGATCTGATCAAACGTCTTGACCCCAGTGCGATGGATCAGATCATGCTTTATCTGGCTTTTAGTGCCATGCGGACGAGTGGGCACAGGCATGGGGCATTTTTAGACGCAGCCGCAACAGCAGCAAAGTGTGCAATTTACATGACCTATCTAGAGCAGGGACAAAACCTGCGAATGACAGGGCATCTGCACCACCTAGAGCCGAAACGAGTAAAAATTATTGTAGAAGAAGTCAGACAGGCGCTAACAGAAGGCAAACTGTTAAAAATGTTGGGTTCTCAAGAACCTCGCTATTTGATTCAATTGCCTTACGTCTGGCTAGAAAAGTATCCTTGGCAACCGGGGCGATCGCGCGTACCTGGTACAAGTCTGACAAGTGAAGAAAAAAGACAAATTGAGCAAAAACTGCCAAGTAACTTACCAGATGCCCAGTTAGTTAGCTCTTTTGAGTTTCTGGATTTGATTGAGTTTTTGCACAGGCGATCGCAAGAAGACTTGCCAACCGAACACCAAATGCCTTTGAGTGAAGCTTTGGGTGAGCATATCAAGCGTCGTCTACTCTACTCAGGCACAGTAACACGTATAGATTCTCCTTGGGGAATGCCCTTCTACGCACTTACTCGTCCTTTTTACGCCCCAGCAGACGATCAAGAACGCACTTACATCATGGTAGAAGATACCGCTCGGTATTTCCGCATGATGAAAAATTGGGCAGAACGGCGACGAAATGCCATGCGCTTATTAGAAGAACTTGATATTCTCCCTGAAAAAATGGAGCAAGCTATGGAAGAATTGGATGAAATTATCCGTGCTTGGGCAGATAAATATCATCAAGACGGTGGTATTGCAGTCGTCTTACAGACGGTTTTTGGTGAAAAAGAAGACTAG
- a CDS encoding EamA family transporter, with translation MGRFEKQPENPRVRGELSRAAENALWAVVEDLENLQQNVLRALQEDVKRLQSEKNRLSDEIQGLVEEKEHLQQVRQITEQQVLIRQLAEVLAKHISSQLQSSLTNLANQSIEGKSYEQAALKSAEVSSNVVGEINEKVEHMFDSLDDTVTVTFNSLQQELKNYQSNLSQQLSRMYSQQQQGETILAEFVNRLHGELEKTIEETSRKPAAGTPTVIQFTEPEKNNPSETSPPTFSEVVKNSSEPISAIPDQFLEERETTLEPPVVRENTANTISVSIKDLLEREITSEPPIVRESAANPISVPSNDLSERETTSESPVVRENTANPIAVPIKDLSARETTSEPTTPVVPPSQENASEPISVLNKDLSESETTPEPPIVSVPKPEAIQPQPLRRRNATEPNSVIRRVSQSKPKSPPSTALEPQPPAKPSESRSPNSSGFSQLQVGFLLIVSSAVISSLYNIAIKVIFHEGSQIFGVVDVERLLPPTLGNTLLILTLRFMVVVPLMVLLSPMLHPTLWQDLENLAASVRGNPTAANTATKRILLLSVVSGCFLFLSQVLIYIAIAQVTTGMAIALFFIYPMVSGLLSWFLFRDRPTTFRFGAIAAICCGELLVLGGSPNTSMGNPSLGGSTALLSGVAFAAYIILTRVCASKLHPVTFTLINFVTMLLLSFICLMLPLPSNWNLIVFDSSKMLELVLSAFILGVLTLAGYLLNNVGISKLGASRSAIIGGSIPVLTVIFAGLIIQENLEIVQILGVLLVTFGAAAFSLETMRNQSKPSSNTN, from the coding sequence ATGGGGCGATTCGAGAAGCAACCAGAAAACCCAAGAGTCAGAGGCGAGCTATCTAGAGCAGCAGAAAATGCTCTTTGGGCTGTAGTTGAAGACTTAGAAAATCTTCAGCAGAATGTCCTCAGAGCGTTGCAGGAAGATGTAAAGCGACTTCAGTCAGAAAAAAATCGGTTATCCGATGAGATTCAAGGCTTGGTAGAGGAAAAAGAGCATTTACAACAAGTGCGCCAAATCACCGAACAGCAAGTCTTAATTCGTCAACTGGCAGAAGTTCTGGCAAAACATATATCTTCACAACTGCAATCCTCTCTGACAAATTTAGCTAACCAAAGCATAGAGGGTAAGTCTTACGAACAAGCTGCGCTGAAGTCCGCTGAAGTGAGCAGCAATGTAGTAGGTGAAATCAATGAAAAAGTCGAACACATGTTTGACAGCCTGGATGACACCGTTACTGTTACTTTTAACTCGCTGCAACAGGAGCTAAAAAACTATCAAAGTAATCTTTCCCAACAGTTGTCACGGATGTATAGCCAGCAACAGCAAGGGGAAACGATTTTGGCGGAGTTTGTTAACCGCCTGCATGGAGAACTAGAAAAAACTATAGAAGAAACTTCACGCAAACCAGCAGCAGGTACGCCTACTGTTATACAGTTTACTGAGCCAGAAAAAAACAATCCTTCTGAGACATCCCCACCAACCTTTAGCGAAGTAGTAAAAAATTCCTCTGAGCCAATTTCCGCGATCCCGGATCAATTTTTAGAAGAAAGAGAAACCACATTAGAGCCTCCCGTTGTTAGAGAAAACACCGCGAATACAATTTCTGTCTCCATCAAAGACTTGTTGGAAAGAGAAATAACATCAGAGCCTCCCATTGTTAGAGAAAGTGCTGCGAACCCGATTTCTGTCCCTAGCAATGACTTGTCGGAAAGAGAAACAACATCAGAATCTCCCGTTGTTAGAGAAAACACCGCGAACCCGATTGCTGTCCCTATCAAAGACTTGTCGGCAAGAGAAACGACATCAGAGCCTACTACTCCTGTAGTTCCGCCATCGCAGGAAAACGCTTCTGAACCCATTTCTGTCCTCAATAAGGATTTGTCAGAAAGCGAAACAACACCAGAGCCTCCTATTGTATCTGTGCCAAAGCCAGAAGCAATACAACCTCAACCTTTACGAAGAAGAAACGCTACTGAACCAAATTCTGTGATCCGCAGAGTGTCGCAGAGCAAACCCAAATCTCCACCTTCGACTGCGCTAGAGCCGCAACCACCAGCAAAACCCTCAGAATCGCGATCGCCTAATTCTTCCGGCTTTTCGCAGTTGCAAGTCGGTTTCTTGTTGATTGTCTCATCGGCAGTGATATCGTCGCTTTACAACATAGCCATCAAGGTGATTTTCCACGAAGGTTCCCAAATTTTTGGAGTAGTAGATGTAGAACGCTTGCTACCGCCGACTTTGGGCAATACTCTGTTGATTTTGACGCTCCGGTTTATGGTGGTAGTCCCACTGATGGTATTGCTATCACCTATGTTGCATCCAACACTATGGCAAGATTTAGAAAACTTGGCCGCTTCAGTGCGAGGAAATCCCACAGCAGCTAATACAGCTACCAAGCGGATTTTGCTATTGTCGGTTGTGAGTGGGTGCTTTTTGTTCTTGTCTCAGGTGCTAATCTACATTGCGATCGCTCAAGTCACAACTGGAATGGCGATCGCACTGTTCTTTATCTATCCGATGGTTAGTGGGCTATTGTCGTGGTTTCTGTTCCGCGATCGGCCTACCACATTCCGCTTCGGTGCGATCGCTGCCATTTGCTGCGGTGAATTGTTAGTTTTAGGAGGTTCTCCCAACACCAGTATGGGTAATCCTTCACTAGGAGGCAGCACCGCCCTTCTTTCGGGCGTAGCTTTTGCTGCCTACATAATTCTGACACGGGTATGTGCTAGCAAACTGCATCCCGTCACTTTTACCTTAATTAACTTCGTTACCATGTTGTTGTTGAGTTTTATCTGCTTGATGTTACCTTTACCAAGCAATTGGAACTTGATAGTTTTTGACTCATCTAAAATGCTAGAACTGGTTTTAAGCGCATTTATCTTGGGTGTGCTGACTCTTGCTGGCTATTTGCTGAACAATGTTGGTATCAGTAAATTAGGTGCTTCGCGATCGGCAATTATCGGTGGTAGCATCCCAGTTTTAACCGTGATTTTTGCTGGGTTAATCATTCAAGAAAATTTAGAGATTGTGCAAATTCTGGGAGTGTTGTTAGTAACCTTTGGCGCTGCTGCTTTCAGCCTAGAAACGATGCGAAATCAGTCTAAACCCTCCAGTAACACGAATTAA
- a CDS encoding transposase encodes MVSSVKLVLTPRVYFAKVNPNGTSQTCPNCNHHTGKKDLNQRIHLCGECGFQTDRDVAGAMVVMQRGLAAVGHTVKILGEGLSSSSLLTQESPVL; translated from the coding sequence ATTGTTTCTTCAGTCAAGCTAGTTTTAACTCCAAGGGTATATTTTGCCAAGGTTAATCCTAACGGCACTAGCCAAACCTGTCCCAACTGCAACCACCACACGGGCAAAAAAGATTTAAATCAGAGAATTCATCTTTGTGGTGAGTGTGGATTCCAAACTGATAGAGACGTTGCTGGCGCTATGGTAGTGATGCAACGTGGACTTGCAGCCGTAGGGCATACGGTCAAGATTCTTGGCGAGGGGTTAAGCAGTAGCTCCCTTTTGACCCAAGAATCCCCCGTTTTATAA